The proteins below are encoded in one region of Homo sapiens chromosome 2, GRCh38.p14 Primary Assembly:
- the DQX1 gene encoding ATP-dependent RNA helicase homolog DQX1 isoform X1 — translation MDLTLGHEVGYSIPQEDCTGPNTLLRFCWDRLLLQEVASTRGTGAWGVLVLDEAQERSVASDSLQGLLQDARLEKLPGDLRVVVVTDPALEPKLRAFWGNPPIVHIPREPGERPSPIYWDTIPPDRVEAACQAVLELCRKELPGDVLVFLPSEEEISLCCESLSREVESLLLQGLPPRVLPLHPDCGRAVQAVYEDMDARKVVVTHWLADFSFSLPSIQHVIDSGLELRSVYNPRIRAEFQVLRPISKCQAEARRLRARGFPPGSCLCLYPKSFLELEAPPLPQPRVCEENLSSLVLLLKRRQIAEPGECHFLDQPAPEALMQALEDLDYLAALDDDGDLSDLGVILSEFPLAPELAKALLASCEFDCVDEMLTLAAMLTAAPGFTRPPLSAEEAALRRALEHTDGDHSSLIQVYEAFIQSGADEAWCQARGLNWAALCQAHKLRGELLELMQRIELPLSLPAFGSEQNRRDLQKALVSGYFLKVARDTDGTGNYLLLTHKHVAQLSSYCCYRSRRAPARPPPWVLYHNFTISKDNCLSIVSEIQPQMLVELAPPYFLSNLPPSESRDLLNQLREGMADSTAGSKSSSAQEFRDPCVLQ, via the exons ATGGACCTGACCCTGGGTCATGAGGTTGGATACAGCATCCCCCAGGAGGACTGCACGGGGCCCAACACCCTGCTCAG GTTCTGCTGGGACAGGCTGCTTCTGCAGGAGGTGGCCTCGACCCGAGGCACTGGAGCCTGGGGCGTGCTGGTACTAGATGAGGCTCAGGAGCGGTCGGTGGCATCAGATTCACTCCAGGGGCTACTGCAAGATGCCAGGCTGGAAAAACTTCCGGGGGACCTCAGAGTGGTTGTGGTTACTGACCCAGCCCTTGAACCTAAGCTCCGAGCTTTCTGGGGCAATCCTCCTATTGTGCATATACCCAGAGAGCCTGGTGAGAGACCTTCCCCCATCTACTGGGACACCATCCCACCTGATCGGGTGGAAGCTGCCTGCCAAGCAGTGCTTGAATTGTGTCGGAAGGAGCTTCCAGGAGATGTGCTAGTgttcctgcccagtgaggag GAAATTTCCCTGTGCTGTGAATCCTTGTCCAGGGAGGTAGAGTCCTTGCTTCTCCAAGGGCTTCCACCACGAGTACTGCCCCTTCACCCAGACTGTGGACGAGCCGTTCAGGCTGTGTATGAGGACATGGATGCCCGAAAGGTTGTGGTCACTCACTGGCTGGCTgacttctccttctccctcccttccatccAACATGTCATCGACTCAGGACTGGAGCTCCGAagt GTTTACAATCCTAGGATCCGAGCAGAATTCCAAGTGTTGAGGCCAATCAGCAAGTGTCAGGCAGAGGCAAGACGATTGCGAGCAAGAGGGTTCCCACCAG GATCCTGCCTCTGCCTGTATCCTAAGTCCTTCTTAGAACTAGAAGCTCCACCATTGCCACAACCCAGGGTGTGTGAGGAGAATCTGAGCTCCCTGGTGTTACTACTAAAAAGGAGACAGATTGCAGAGCCAGGGGAGTGTCACTTCCTGGACCAGCCTG CTCCAGAAGCACTGATGCAAGCCCTGGAAGATTTAGACTATCTGGCAGCCCTGGATGATGATGGGGACCTGTCAGATCTGGGTGTCATACTATCAGAATTCCCTCTGGCCCCTGAGCTGGCCAAAGCCCTGCTGGCCTCATGCGAGTTTGACTGTGTGGACGAGATGCTCACCCTGGCTGCCATGCTCACAG CTGCCCCTGGGTTTACCCGTCCTCCACTCAGTGCAGAAGAAGCTGCCCTGCGTCGGGCCCTGGAACACACGGATGGTGACCACAGTTCTCTGATCCAGGTGTATGAAGCCTTTATACAAA GTGGAGCAGATGAGGCTTGGTGCCAGGCTCGAGGTCTGAATTGGGCAGCATTGTGCCAAGCCCATAAACTTCGGGGAGAACTCCTAGAACTCATGCAACGAATTGAACTTCCCTTGTCCCTACCAGCCTTTGGCTCTGAGCAGAATCGCAGAGACCTTCAGAAAGCACTGGTGTCAGGATACTTTCTCAAG GTGGCCAGAGACACAGACGGGACTGGAAATTACCTTCTCCTAACCCATAAGCATGTGGCCCAGCTCTCCTCATACTGCTGCTACCGAAGCCGCAGAGCTCCTGCCAGACCCCCACCATGGGTGCTCTACCACAATTTCACCATATCCAAAGACAACTGCCTTTCCATTGTTTCTGAGATTCAACCACAGAT GCTGGTGGAATTGGCCCCTCCATACTTCCTGAGTAACTTGCCTCCCAGTGAGAGCAGAGACCTTCTGAACCAGCTAAGGGAAGGAATGGCAGATTCTACAGCAGGGAGCAAATCAtcctcagcccaggagttcagagatCCCTGTGTCCTGCAGTGA
- the AUP1 gene encoding lipid droplet-regulating VLDL assembly factor AUP1, with amino-acid sequence MELPSGPGPERLFDSHRLPGDCFLLLVLLLYAPVGFCLLVLRLFLGIHVFLVSCALPDSVLRRFVVRTMCAVLGLVARQEDSGLRDHSVRVLISNHVTPFDHNIVNLLTTCSTPLLNSPPSFVCWSRGFMEMNGRGELVESLKRFCASTRLPPTPLLLFPEEEATNGREGLLRFSSWPFSIQDVVQPLTLQVQRPLVSVTVSDASWVSELLWSLFVPFTVYQVRWLRPVHRQLGEANEEFALRVQQLVAKELGQTGTRLTPADKAEHMKRQRHPRLRPQSAQSSFPPSPGPSPDVQLATLAQRVKEVLPHVPLGVIQRDLAKTGCVDLTITNLLEGAVAFMPEDITKGTQSLPTASASKFPSSGPVTPQPTALTFAKSSWARQESLQERKQALYEYARRRFTERRAQEAD; translated from the exons ATGGAGCTTCCCTCAGGGCCGGGGCCGGAGCGGCTCTTTGACTCGCACCG GCTTCCGGGTGACTGCTTCCTACTGCTCGTGCTGCTGCTCTACGCGCCAGTCGGGTTCTGCCTCCTCGTCCTGCGCCTCTTTCTCGGGATCCACGTCTTCCTGGTCAGCTGCGCGCTGCCAGACAGCGTCCTTCGCAG ATTCGTAGTGCGGACCATGTGTGCGGTGCTAGGGCTCGTGGCCCGGCAGGAGGACTCCGGACTCCGGGATCACAGTGTCAGGGTCCTCATTTCCAACCATGTGACACCTTTCGACCACAACATAGTCAATTTGCTTACCACCTGTAGCACC CCTCTACTCAATAGTCCCCCCAGCTTTGTGTGCTGGTCTCGGGGCTTCATGGAGATGAATGGGCGGGGGGAGTTGGTGGAGTCACTCAAGAGATTCTGTGCTTCCACGAGGCTTCCCCCCACTCCTCTGCTGCTATTCCCTGAGGAAGAGGCCACCAATGGCCGGGAGGGGCTCCTGCGCTTCAG TTCCTGGCCATTTTCTATCCAAGATGTGGTACAACCTCTTACCCTGCAAGTTCAGAGACCCCTGGTCTCTGTG ACGGTGTCAGATGCCTCCTGGGTCTCAGAACTGCTGTGGTCACTTTTCGTCCCTTTCACGGTGTATCAAGTAAG GTGGCTTCGTCCTGTTCATCGCCAACTAGGGGAAGCGAATGAGGAGTTTGCACTCCGTGTACAACAG CTGGTGGCCAAGGAATTGGGCCAGACAGGGACACGGCTCACTCCAGCTGACAAAGCAGAGCACATGAAGCGACAAAGACACCCCAGATTGCGCCCCCAGTCAG cccagtcttctttccctccctcccctggtcCTTCTCCTGATGTGCAACTGGCAACTCTGGCTCAGAGAGTCAAGGAAGTTTTGCCCCATGTGCCATTGGGTGTCATCCAGAGAGACCTGG cCAAGACTGGCTGTGTAGACTTGACTATCACTAATCTGCTTGAGGGGGCCGTAGCTTTCATGCCTGAAGACATCACCAAGGGAACTCAGTCCCtacccacagcctctgcctccaag TTTCCCAGCTCTGGCCCGGTGACCCCTCAGCCAACAGCCCTAACATTTGCCAAGTCTTCCTGGGCCCGGCAGGAGAGCCTGCAGGAGCGCAAGCAAGCACTATATGAATACGCAAGAAG GAGATTCACAGAGAGACGAGCCCAGGAGGCTGACTGA
- the DQX1 gene encoding ATP-dependent RNA helicase homolog DQX1 isoform X2 has translation MGMGAMPLRNSRVAVFTLRWGPREKLEDFREISLCCESLSREVESLLLQGLPPRVLPLHPDCGRAVQAVYEDMDARKVVVTHWLADFSFSLPSIQHVIDSGLELRSVYNPRIRAEFQVLRPISKCQAEARRLRARGFPPGSCLCLYPKSFLELEAPPLPQPRVCEENLSSLVLLLKRRQIAEPGECHFLDQPAPEALMQALEDLDYLAALDDDGDLSDLGVILSEFPLAPELAKALLASCEFDCVDEMLTLAAMLTAAPGFTRPPLSAEEAALRRALEHTDGDHSSLIQVYEAFIQSGADEAWCQARGLNWAALCQAHKLRGELLELMQRIELPLSLPAFGSEQNRRDLQKALVSGYFLKVARDTDGTGNYLLLTHKHVAQLSSYCCYRSRRAPARPPPWVLYHNFTISKDNCLSIVSEIQPQMLVELAPPYFLSNLPPSESRDLLNQLREGMADSTAGSKSSSAQEFRDPCVLQ, from the exons ATGGGAATGGGAGCAATGCCTCTTAGGAACAGTAGAGTTGCAGTATTTACTCTCCGTTGGGGTCCCAGAGAAAAACTTGAGGATTTCAGG GAAATTTCCCTGTGCTGTGAATCCTTGTCCAGGGAGGTAGAGTCCTTGCTTCTCCAAGGGCTTCCACCACGAGTACTGCCCCTTCACCCAGACTGTGGACGAGCCGTTCAGGCTGTGTATGAGGACATGGATGCCCGAAAGGTTGTGGTCACTCACTGGCTGGCTgacttctccttctccctcccttccatccAACATGTCATCGACTCAGGACTGGAGCTCCGAagt GTTTACAATCCTAGGATCCGAGCAGAATTCCAAGTGTTGAGGCCAATCAGCAAGTGTCAGGCAGAGGCAAGACGATTGCGAGCAAGAGGGTTCCCACCAG GATCCTGCCTCTGCCTGTATCCTAAGTCCTTCTTAGAACTAGAAGCTCCACCATTGCCACAACCCAGGGTGTGTGAGGAGAATCTGAGCTCCCTGGTGTTACTACTAAAAAGGAGACAGATTGCAGAGCCAGGGGAGTGTCACTTCCTGGACCAGCCTG CTCCAGAAGCACTGATGCAAGCCCTGGAAGATTTAGACTATCTGGCAGCCCTGGATGATGATGGGGACCTGTCAGATCTGGGTGTCATACTATCAGAATTCCCTCTGGCCCCTGAGCTGGCCAAAGCCCTGCTGGCCTCATGCGAGTTTGACTGTGTGGACGAGATGCTCACCCTGGCTGCCATGCTCACAG CTGCCCCTGGGTTTACCCGTCCTCCACTCAGTGCAGAAGAAGCTGCCCTGCGTCGGGCCCTGGAACACACGGATGGTGACCACAGTTCTCTGATCCAGGTGTATGAAGCCTTTATACAAA GTGGAGCAGATGAGGCTTGGTGCCAGGCTCGAGGTCTGAATTGGGCAGCATTGTGCCAAGCCCATAAACTTCGGGGAGAACTCCTAGAACTCATGCAACGAATTGAACTTCCCTTGTCCCTACCAGCCTTTGGCTCTGAGCAGAATCGCAGAGACCTTCAGAAAGCACTGGTGTCAGGATACTTTCTCAAG GTGGCCAGAGACACAGACGGGACTGGAAATTACCTTCTCCTAACCCATAAGCATGTGGCCCAGCTCTCCTCATACTGCTGCTACCGAAGCCGCAGAGCTCCTGCCAGACCCCCACCATGGGTGCTCTACCACAATTTCACCATATCCAAAGACAACTGCCTTTCCATTGTTTCTGAGATTCAACCACAGAT GCTGGTGGAATTGGCCCCTCCATACTTCCTGAGTAACTTGCCTCCCAGTGAGAGCAGAGACCTTCTGAACCAGCTAAGGGAAGGAATGGCAGATTCTACAGCAGGGAGCAAATCAtcctcagcccaggagttcagagatCCCTGTGTCCTGCAGTGA
- the DQX1 gene encoding ATP-dependent RNA helicase homolog DQX1 isoform X3: MTSQPLRLAEEYGPSPGESELAVNPFDGLPFSSRYYELLKQRQALPIWAARFTFLEQLESNPTGVVLVSGEPGSGKSTQIPQWCAEFALARGFQKGQVTVTQPYPLAARSLALRVADEMDLTLGHEVGYSIPQEDCTGPNTLLRFCWDRLLLQEVASTRGTGAWGVLVLDEAQERSVASDSLQGLLQDARLEKLPGDLRVVVVTDPALEPKLRAFWGNPPIVHIPREPGERPSPIYWDTIPPDRVEAACQAVLELCRKELPGDVLVFLPSEEEISLCCESLSREVESLLLQGLPPRVLPLHPDCGRAVQAVYEDMDARKVVVTHWLADFSFSLPSIQHVIDSGLELRSVYNPRIRAEFQVLRPISKCQAEARRLRARGFPPGLFPLRILPLPVS; encoded by the exons ATGACCTCTCAGCCTCTCAGGCTAGCAGAAGAGTATGGCCCAAGTCCTGGGGAGTCTGAACTGGCTGTGAACCcctttgatgggcttcccttctCTTCCCGCTACTATGAGCTGCTGAAGCAGCGCCAAGCCTTGCCCATCTGGGCTGCTCGCTTTACCTTCTTGGAGCAGTTGGAGAGTAACCCCACTGGAGTGGTGCTGGTGTCTGGGGAGCCTGGTTCTGGCAAGAGcacccag ATCCCTCAGTGGTGTGCAGAGTTTGCGCTGGCCAGAGGGTTCCAGAAAGGACAGGTTACTGTTACTCAGCCCTACCCTCTTGCAGCCCGGAGCCTGGCTCTGCGGGTTGCTGATGAGATGGACCTGACCCTGGGTCATGAGGTTGGATACAGCATCCCCCAGGAGGACTGCACGGGGCCCAACACCCTGCTCAG GTTCTGCTGGGACAGGCTGCTTCTGCAGGAGGTGGCCTCGACCCGAGGCACTGGAGCCTGGGGCGTGCTGGTACTAGATGAGGCTCAGGAGCGGTCGGTGGCATCAGATTCACTCCAGGGGCTACTGCAAGATGCCAGGCTGGAAAAACTTCCGGGGGACCTCAGAGTGGTTGTGGTTACTGACCCAGCCCTTGAACCTAAGCTCCGAGCTTTCTGGGGCAATCCTCCTATTGTGCATATACCCAGAGAGCCTGGTGAGAGACCTTCCCCCATCTACTGGGACACCATCCCACCTGATCGGGTGGAAGCTGCCTGCCAAGCAGTGCTTGAATTGTGTCGGAAGGAGCTTCCAGGAGATGTGCTAGTgttcctgcccagtgaggag GAAATTTCCCTGTGCTGTGAATCCTTGTCCAGGGAGGTAGAGTCCTTGCTTCTCCAAGGGCTTCCACCACGAGTACTGCCCCTTCACCCAGACTGTGGACGAGCCGTTCAGGCTGTGTATGAGGACATGGATGCCCGAAAGGTTGTGGTCACTCACTGGCTGGCTgacttctccttctccctcccttccatccAACATGTCATCGACTCAGGACTGGAGCTCCGAagt GTTTACAATCCTAGGATCCGAGCAGAATTCCAAGTGTTGAGGCCAATCAGCAAGTGTCAGGCAGAGGCAAGACGATTGCGAGCAAGAGGGTTCCCACCAG GTCTTTTTCCCCTCAGGATCCTGCCTCTGCCTGTATCCTAA
- the DQX1 gene encoding ATP-dependent RNA helicase homolog DQX1, producing MTSQPLRLAEEYGPSPGESELAVNPFDGLPFSSRYYELLKQRQALPIWAARFTFLEQLESNPTGVVLVSGEPGSGKSTQIPQWCAEFALARGFQKGQVTVTQPYPLAARSLALRVADEMDLTLGHEVGYSIPQEDCTGPNTLLRFCWDRLLLQEVASTRGTGAWGVLVLDEAQERSVASDSLQGLLQDARLEKLPGDLRVVVVTDPALEPKLRAFWGNPPIVHIPREPGERPSPIYWDTIPPDRVEAACQAVLELCRKELPGDVLVFLPSEEEISLCCESLSREVESLLLQGLPPRVLPLHPDCGRAVQAVYEDMDARKVVVTHWLADFSFSLPSIQHVIDSGLELRSVYNPRIRAEFQVLRPISKCQAEARRLRARGFPPGSCLCLYPKSFLELEAPPLPQPRVCEENLSSLVLLLKRRQIAEPGECHFLDQPAPEALMQALEDLDYLAALDDDGDLSDLGVILSEFPLAPELAKALLASCEFDCVDEMLTLAAMLTAAPGFTRPPLSAEEAALRRALEHTDGDHSSLIQVYEAFIQSGADEAWCQARGLNWAALCQAHKLRGELLELMQRIELPLSLPAFGSEQNRRDLQKALVSGYFLKVARDTDGTGNYLLLTHKHVAQLSSYCCYRSRRAPARPPPWVLYHNFTISKDNCLSIVSEIQPQMLVELAPPYFLSNLPPSESRDLLNQLREGMADSTAGSKSSSAQEFRDPCVLQ from the exons ATGACCTCTCAGCCTCTCAGGCTAGCAGAAGAGTATGGCCCAAGTCCTGGGGAGTCTGAACTGGCTGTGAACCcctttgatgggcttcccttctCTTCCCGCTACTATGAGCTGCTGAAGCAGCGCCAAGCCTTGCCCATCTGGGCTGCTCGCTTTACCTTCTTGGAGCAGTTGGAGAGTAACCCCACTGGAGTGGTGCTGGTGTCTGGGGAGCCTGGTTCTGGCAAGAGcacccag ATCCCTCAGTGGTGTGCAGAGTTTGCGCTGGCCAGAGGGTTCCAGAAAGGACAGGTTACTGTTACTCAGCCCTACCCTCTTGCAGCCCGGAGCCTGGCTCTGCGGGTTGCTGATGAGATGGACCTGACCCTGGGTCATGAGGTTGGATACAGCATCCCCCAGGAGGACTGCACGGGGCCCAACACCCTGCTCAG GTTCTGCTGGGACAGGCTGCTTCTGCAGGAGGTGGCCTCGACCCGAGGCACTGGAGCCTGGGGCGTGCTGGTACTAGATGAGGCTCAGGAGCGGTCGGTGGCATCAGATTCACTCCAGGGGCTACTGCAAGATGCCAGGCTGGAAAAACTTCCGGGGGACCTCAGAGTGGTTGTGGTTACTGACCCAGCCCTTGAACCTAAGCTCCGAGCTTTCTGGGGCAATCCTCCTATTGTGCATATACCCAGAGAGCCTGGTGAGAGACCTTCCCCCATCTACTGGGACACCATCCCACCTGATCGGGTGGAAGCTGCCTGCCAAGCAGTGCTTGAATTGTGTCGGAAGGAGCTTCCAGGAGATGTGCTAGTgttcctgcccagtgaggag GAAATTTCCCTGTGCTGTGAATCCTTGTCCAGGGAGGTAGAGTCCTTGCTTCTCCAAGGGCTTCCACCACGAGTACTGCCCCTTCACCCAGACTGTGGACGAGCCGTTCAGGCTGTGTATGAGGACATGGATGCCCGAAAGGTTGTGGTCACTCACTGGCTGGCTgacttctccttctccctcccttccatccAACATGTCATCGACTCAGGACTGGAGCTCCGAagt GTTTACAATCCTAGGATCCGAGCAGAATTCCAAGTGTTGAGGCCAATCAGCAAGTGTCAGGCAGAGGCAAGACGATTGCGAGCAAGAGGGTTCCCACCAG GATCCTGCCTCTGCCTGTATCCTAAGTCCTTCTTAGAACTAGAAGCTCCACCATTGCCACAACCCAGGGTGTGTGAGGAGAATCTGAGCTCCCTGGTGTTACTACTAAAAAGGAGACAGATTGCAGAGCCAGGGGAGTGTCACTTCCTGGACCAGCCTG CTCCAGAAGCACTGATGCAAGCCCTGGAAGATTTAGACTATCTGGCAGCCCTGGATGATGATGGGGACCTGTCAGATCTGGGTGTCATACTATCAGAATTCCCTCTGGCCCCTGAGCTGGCCAAAGCCCTGCTGGCCTCATGCGAGTTTGACTGTGTGGACGAGATGCTCACCCTGGCTGCCATGCTCACAG CTGCCCCTGGGTTTACCCGTCCTCCACTCAGTGCAGAAGAAGCTGCCCTGCGTCGGGCCCTGGAACACACGGATGGTGACCACAGTTCTCTGATCCAGGTGTATGAAGCCTTTATACAAA GTGGAGCAGATGAGGCTTGGTGCCAGGCTCGAGGTCTGAATTGGGCAGCATTGTGCCAAGCCCATAAACTTCGGGGAGAACTCCTAGAACTCATGCAACGAATTGAACTTCCCTTGTCCCTACCAGCCTTTGGCTCTGAGCAGAATCGCAGAGACCTTCAGAAAGCACTGGTGTCAGGATACTTTCTCAAG GTGGCCAGAGACACAGACGGGACTGGAAATTACCTTCTCCTAACCCATAAGCATGTGGCCCAGCTCTCCTCATACTGCTGCTACCGAAGCCGCAGAGCTCCTGCCAGACCCCCACCATGGGTGCTCTACCACAATTTCACCATATCCAAAGACAACTGCCTTTCCATTGTTTCTGAGATTCAACCACAGAT GCTGGTGGAATTGGCCCCTCCATACTTCCTGAGTAACTTGCCTCCCAGTGAGAGCAGAGACCTTCTGAACCAGCTAAGGGAAGGAATGGCAGATTCTACAGCAGGGAGCAAATCAtcctcagcccaggagttcagagatCCCTGTGTCCTGCAGTGA